A window of the Desulfobacterales bacterium genome harbors these coding sequences:
- the arfB gene encoding alternative ribosome rescue aminoacyl-tRNA hydrolase ArfB: MIKVTPNITISEDEIQIQFMRASGPGGQHVNKTSTAVQLRFDIKNSLSLPDVIRERLLQLPDRRITADGVLVITARRFRSQDQNRQDAVQRLVDLVSKSAQKPRRRRKTKPSRASIKRRLEHKRRQGTKKGMRRRVTKTDDSL; this comes from the coding sequence ATGATTAAGGTCACCCCCAACATTACAATCAGCGAGGATGAAATACAGATTCAGTTCATGCGGGCATCCGGACCCGGCGGGCAGCATGTAAACAAAACATCCACGGCCGTACAATTGCGTTTTGACATTAAGAATTCATTGTCACTGCCCGATGTCATTCGCGAACGCCTCTTGCAGCTTCCGGACAGGCGGATTACCGCAGACGGCGTATTGGTCATCACCGCCCGGCGATTTCGTTCCCAGGACCAGAACCGCCAGGATGCCGTCCAGCGCCTGGTGGATCTCGTCTCTAAATCAGCCCAAAAACCCAGACGGCGCCGCAAAACAAAACCGTCACGGGCTTCGATAAAGCGCCGGCTGGAACATAAACGGCGCCAAGGGACCAAAAAAGGGATGCGGCGCCGGGTCACCAAAACCGACGATTCGCTTTAA
- a CDS encoding hemolysin family protein: MDYTFWIELVLFAILMALSAFFSSSETALFSLSSVQLEQMRRKGHPRVGLIEGLLTRPRRLIMTILIGNELANVAASVISATIIIRLMGAGSEWLNLLVMVPILLLVGEVTPKTLAIRNNIAFAAFECRPIEFFALIVKPLRWMIRTIADVSITFIIGKERSRGNIVTEDMVRVLAHDAVGEGALDRTEAQFIDHIFDFGNKTLEDVMTPRSDIFFLPLKSSIYEKVEELRRTRHTKVPIYREHRDNIVGILYARDLLGADLEKLSAESQEFIDLLREPYFVPESKQAAELFNTFRERRMSCALTVDEYGGVTGLVTMEDLLECIFGDIHSPSDISPHEYIKELEKGRYRIDGAMPISDLNERINSNLDEESAETIGGLLLNEYGELPSEGTVIVINSLKFKVVEVEENRVKELHLELEDTETAVSETKE, encoded by the coding sequence ATGGATTACACATTCTGGATTGAACTTGTCCTGTTTGCCATTTTGATGGCACTCTCCGCGTTTTTTTCCAGTTCAGAGACCGCCCTTTTTTCCCTCAGCAGCGTCCAGTTGGAACAAATGCGTCGCAAGGGGCATCCCCGGGTCGGTCTGATCGAAGGGCTGCTGACCCGTCCGCGGCGACTGATCATGACCATTCTGATCGGAAATGAACTGGCCAATGTGGCTGCATCGGTCATTTCGGCAACCATCATTATCCGGTTGATGGGCGCCGGGAGCGAGTGGCTAAACCTGCTTGTGATGGTGCCGATCCTGCTGCTGGTGGGCGAGGTGACGCCAAAAACGCTGGCGATCCGCAATAATATTGCCTTTGCCGCTTTTGAGTGCCGTCCCATTGAATTTTTCGCCCTGATCGTTAAGCCCCTGCGATGGATGATCCGGACGATTGCGGATGTATCCATCACTTTCATTATCGGAAAAGAGCGCTCCCGCGGAAATATCGTTACGGAAGATATGGTGCGAGTCCTGGCCCACGATGCCGTCGGAGAGGGCGCTCTTGACCGCACCGAGGCCCAGTTCATTGATCACATTTTTGACTTCGGCAACAAAACGCTTGAAGATGTGATGACGCCGCGGTCGGACATCTTCTTTCTGCCCCTCAAGAGCAGCATCTATGAAAAAGTTGAAGAACTGCGCCGAACGCGGCATACCAAGGTGCCCATTTACCGTGAGCACCGCGATAATATCGTGGGAATTTTATATGCACGGGATCTGCTGGGTGCGGATCTTGAAAAATTGTCGGCGGAGTCGCAAGAATTCATTGACCTGTTGCGGGAACCGTATTTTGTGCCGGAATCCAAGCAGGCCGCCGAACTCTTTAATACGTTTCGCGAGCGCCGGATGTCATGCGCCTTGACGGTGGATGAATACGGCGGTGTGACCGGACTGGTCACCATGGAGGATCTGCTGGAATGCATCTTCGGGGATATCCACAGCCCTTCGGATATCAGCCCGCATGAATATATCAAGGAACTCGAAAAGGGACGCTATCGCATCGACGGCGCTATGCCTATTTCGGATTTGAACGAGCGGATCAACAGCAATTTGGACGAGGAGTCGGCCGAAACCATCGGGGGGCTGCTGTTGAACGAATATGGAGAGCTGCCATCCGAGGGCACCGTTATCGTCATCAATAGCCTCAAGTTCAAGGTGGTGGAGGTGGAAGAAAACCGGGTCAAGGAATTGCATCTGGAATTAGAAGATACGGAAACGGCCGTTTCCGAAACAAAAGAATAA
- a CDS encoding hemolysin family protein, protein MDWVWTLITMLVCLLLEGFFSGSEIALISADQMKLRHDAAKGSRGARLALKMLKKPEWLLSTTLVGTNVAVVANTTMATALAISLFGEQNSWVAIVVAAPLIWIFGEIVPKSVFQHRADTLTPRVVFFLRIASYVFSPILIFFSMLTRIGNRIFGGRGQNPFTLREEMITMLQMPAKDSDIQHVEKDMINRIFSFSETTADSVMLPLIDVVAIDQKATCGEAIRVAAENAHVRLPVYEDRVDRVVGVLNTLELLGVDPAQSITPYIRPVRYVPGSKSIRELLLDLRQDGDTVAVVVDEYGGAEGLVTIEDVMEEVVEEMEDEYDSKEGSQQWVRKVADRDYIVSARIEIDTLEEKLHIDIPKGKYVTLAGFLLERAREVPPVGTAIKADGITYTIQEGTPQTIQEVRVRW, encoded by the coding sequence ATGGACTGGGTTTGGACACTGATTACCATGCTGGTCTGTCTGCTGCTGGAAGGTTTTTTTTCCGGATCGGAAATTGCCCTGATCAGCGCCGATCAGATGAAACTGCGCCATGACGCCGCCAAAGGGTCCCGGGGCGCCCGGCTGGCCTTGAAGATGCTGAAGAAGCCCGAGTGGCTGCTTTCCACCACACTGGTGGGAACCAATGTCGCTGTGGTGGCGAATACAACCATGGCCACAGCACTGGCGATCTCCCTTTTCGGTGAACAAAACAGCTGGGTCGCCATTGTCGTGGCGGCACCCCTGATCTGGATATTCGGTGAAATTGTTCCCAAAAGTGTTTTTCAGCACCGCGCCGATACGCTTACCCCCCGGGTGGTGTTTTTTTTACGAATCGCCTCCTATGTTTTTTCCCCCATTTTGATCTTCTTCAGTATGCTGACACGTATCGGCAACCGCATTTTCGGCGGCCGGGGCCAGAATCCATTTACCTTGCGTGAAGAAATGATCACCATGCTGCAGATGCCGGCCAAAGACAGCGACATCCAGCATGTGGAAAAGGACATGATCAACCGGATCTTCAGCTTTTCAGAGACAACCGCCGACTCCGTGATGCTGCCGCTCATTGATGTGGTTGCCATTGACCAGAAGGCCACCTGCGGGGAGGCGATACGGGTGGCGGCGGAGAACGCGCATGTACGCCTGCCGGTTTATGAGGATCGCGTGGATCGGGTTGTCGGCGTCCTGAACACCCTGGAACTGCTGGGGGTGGACCCGGCCCAGTCCATTACGCCTTACATCCGGCCGGTGCGGTATGTGCCCGGATCAAAAAGCATCCGGGAACTGTTGCTGGACTTGCGCCAGGACGGTGATACGGTGGCCGTCGTGGTGGACGAATATGGCGGCGCCGAGGGGCTCGTTACCATAGAAGATGTCATGGAAGAAGTGGTTGAGGAAATGGAAGATGAATACGACTCTAAAGAAGGGTCGCAGCAATGGGTTCGAAAGGTGGCCGACCGGGATTATATTGTCAGCGCCCGTATCGAAATCGACACCCTTGAGGAAAAGCTGCATATTGATATCCCCAAGGGAAAATATGTGACCCTGGCCGGGTTTCTGCTGGAGAGGGCACGGGAGGTTCCGCCGGTGGGAACAGCCATCAAGGCCGACGGCATCACCTATACCATCCAGGAAGGTACGCCCCAGACGATTCAGGAGGTTCGGGTGCGCTGGTAG
- a CDS encoding type II toxin-antitoxin system prevent-host-death family antitoxin has product MQITNISEAKAQLSALIEKVLAGEDVIIGKAGKPVAKLIRYENNRQPRHPGALKGKIKIADDFDSLPDDIAQVFGMEKK; this is encoded by the coding sequence ATGCAGATAACCAATATTTCAGAGGCAAAGGCCCAGTTGTCCGCGTTGATAGAAAAAGTTTTGGCGGGCGAGGATGTCATTATTGGGAAAGCCGGCAAACCCGTCGCTAAGCTGATCCGGTATGAAAATAACAGGCAACCGAGACACCCCGGTGCGTTGAAAGGAAAGATCAAAATCGCTGATGATTTTGATTCATTACCTGATGATATTGCACAAGTATTTGGAATGGAGAAGAAATGA
- a CDS encoding type II toxin-antitoxin system VapC family toxin: MNLFLDTHILLWWLDDSPLLPEQARNAIADIDNLIIIGAAVIWEIRIKQALGKLKIAPDFFDVIKRQGFEMLSITPYHAYAVGDLPKHHSDPFDRILIAQAKLEGLMVVTHDAIFKKYQIPILEI; encoded by the coding sequence ATGAATCTGTTTCTGGACACTCACATCCTTTTATGGTGGCTTGATGACAGCCCGTTACTGCCAGAGCAGGCACGAAACGCTATCGCTGACATTGATAATTTGATAATCATCGGCGCTGCCGTTATTTGGGAGATTCGCATTAAACAAGCATTGGGCAAGTTGAAGATAGCGCCGGATTTTTTTGACGTGATTAAACGGCAGGGTTTTGAAATGTTGTCAATTACACCCTATCACGCCTATGCAGTCGGGGACCTTCCGAAACATCACAGTGATCCCTTTGATAGAATCCTAATCGCCCAGGCTAAACTGGAAGGGCTCATGGTAGTGACCCATGATGCTATTTTTAAAAAATATCAAATTCCTATCTTAGAAATCTGA
- a CDS encoding DUF3124 domain-containing protein, whose protein sequence is MSPTINKKTILKRLEFLRYIVPETDKTGGSGANFIVKWESDRFVNPPIIESVMIGTQRQQGISFTSRGQVIIPSE, encoded by the coding sequence TTGTCACCTACAATTAATAAGAAAACAATCCTAAAGCGCTTGGAATTTTTGCGTTATATCGTACCGGAAACAGATAAAACCGGCGGATCGGGAGCTAATTTTATTGTTAAATGGGAATCCGATAGATTCGTTAATCCGCCTATTATTGAATCTGTAATGATTGGCACACAAAGACAGCAAGGCATTTCTTTCACCTCTCGCGGTCAAGTAATCATTCCATCTGAGTAG
- a CDS encoding adenylosuccinate synthase: MHNIIIVGTQWGDEGKGKIVDLLAEYADMVVRFQGGNNAGHTMVVNGKQFISHLIPSGILQKKICLIGNGMVVDPAVLVEESDYLNRNGIAVGPDTLRISEKVHLIMPYHQAIDRAREKFKGNKKIGTTGRGIGPAYEDKATRRGIRFVDLLDKDVLKEKVHDIIAEKNFYLEKFLSAQTLNADEIIDQYGEYAKRFDPHVTDISVELNEAIRANKKILFEGAQGTHLDIDHGTYPFVTSSNTVAGNACCGAGVGPRAITDVIGIVKAYTTRVGQGPFPTELLDETGDKIQKKGAEFGATTGRRRRCGWLDAVMLRNAVRLNGLTAQVITKLDVLGGLETINICTGYEYNGKVLNNFPVSLNVLAQCNPIYETMPGWQEDISSVRDSRDLPENVVNYLQRIEEITKTPIQMISVGPGREETIVLKNPFH; this comes from the coding sequence GTGCATAATATTATTATCGTTGGAACCCAATGGGGAGACGAGGGTAAAGGTAAAATTGTGGACCTGCTGGCTGAATATGCCGATATGGTGGTACGGTTCCAGGGCGGCAACAATGCCGGGCATACCATGGTGGTAAACGGCAAGCAGTTTATCAGCCACTTGATCCCCTCCGGCATTCTGCAAAAAAAAATATGCCTTATCGGAAACGGCATGGTAGTGGACCCGGCCGTACTGGTTGAGGAAAGCGACTATCTGAACCGCAACGGGATTGCGGTCGGTCCGGACACGCTTCGCATCAGTGAAAAGGTCCACCTGATCATGCCATACCACCAGGCCATCGACCGTGCCCGGGAGAAATTTAAAGGCAACAAAAAAATCGGGACGACCGGCCGGGGCATCGGCCCGGCCTATGAGGACAAAGCCACCCGCAGGGGCATCCGGTTTGTCGATTTGCTGGACAAGGATGTACTCAAAGAAAAAGTCCATGACATCATTGCCGAAAAAAATTTCTACCTTGAAAAATTCCTGTCGGCCCAAACCCTGAACGCCGATGAAATTATCGATCAATACGGTGAATACGCAAAACGGTTTGACCCGCATGTCACCGATATTTCGGTTGAATTAAATGAGGCCATCCGCGCCAATAAAAAAATTCTGTTTGAGGGCGCCCAGGGAACCCATCTGGATATTGACCACGGCACCTACCCGTTTGTAACATCATCCAATACGGTGGCGGGAAATGCCTGTTGCGGCGCCGGCGTAGGTCCCCGGGCAATCACCGATGTCATCGGAATCGTCAAGGCCTATACCACCCGTGTCGGCCAGGGTCCTTTCCCCACCGAACTTTTGGATGAAACCGGCGACAAGATCCAGAAAAAAGGGGCGGAATTCGGGGCCACCACCGGAAGGCGCCGCCGCTGCGGCTGGCTGGACGCCGTGATGCTGCGCAACGCCGTACGGCTGAACGGTTTGACCGCCCAGGTCATAACGAAACTGGATGTATTGGGCGGTCTTGAAACGATCAATATCTGCACCGGCTACGAATATAACGGAAAGGTCCTGAACAATTTTCCGGTCAGCTTAAACGTTCTGGCTCAGTGCAACCCCATTTACGAAACCATGCCCGGCTGGCAGGAGGACATTTCTTCAGTGCGCGACTCCCGCGACCTGCCGGAAAACGTTGTCAATTACCTTCAGCGCATCGAAGAAATTACCAAAACACCGATTCAAATGATATCCGTAGGGCCGGGCCGGGAAGAAACGATCGTCCTGAAAAATCCTTTTCATTAA
- the tadA gene encoding tRNA adenosine(34) deaminase TadA, with translation MNGQHEKRMRLALQEAERAGQKGEIPIGALLVDESGKVLSAAHNQTIDLADPTAHAEILVMRAAARAVGNYRLLNTTLYVTIEPCIMCMGAMVHARVATLVFGAADPKWGGAGSLYDLAADSRLNHRLQIVSGICEPGCRALLQAFFRAKRKGAEGVLRA, from the coding sequence ATGAATGGGCAGCATGAAAAACGGATGCGGCTGGCGCTGCAGGAGGCTGAAAGGGCTGGACAAAAAGGCGAAATTCCGATAGGGGCATTACTCGTTGACGAAAGCGGCAAGGTTCTATCCGCAGCCCATAATCAAACCATCGACCTGGCCGATCCCACCGCCCATGCCGAAATTCTGGTCATGCGGGCGGCAGCCCGGGCTGTGGGGAATTATCGTTTGTTAAATACAACCCTGTATGTTACGATTGAACCTTGTATCATGTGCATGGGTGCGATGGTACATGCCAGAGTGGCAACCCTGGTTTTCGGCGCCGCCGACCCGAAATGGGGAGGCGCCGGATCATTATATGATCTGGCCGCCGACAGCCGTTTGAATCATCGGCTGCAGATCGTATCCGGCATCTGTGAACCTGGCTGCAGGGCGCTGCTGCAGGCTTTTTTTCGGGCAAAACGAAAAGGCGCAGAAGGAGTATTACGTGCATAA
- a CDS encoding universal stress protein: protein MRVLLKRIICTTDFSDLSNRAIPFAISLAKEFNTKLYFCHVIGLPSTAIYGEILLDPAEQQDKAVRYVQEQLGSLIGPQQVEWEALIATGHTADEISRLAATKSADLVIAATHGRSGLKRFLLGSVTERLMRILPCPLLIIPDPASNARAVVDRPLRFKRILIGCDFSPDAALAFQHGLSLAQEFQSELYLVHVIEKPAYPIPATKPTETKEDSQPPMQQHLKEKLAALIPPEALNWCSPNMVLLEGQPDEELTRYAVSQDIDLIVLGVRGQGLVEKLFVGSTTDRVVRRAPCPVLSVCKKAQNPT, encoded by the coding sequence ATGAGAGTCTTACTTAAACGTATCATTTGCACCACCGATTTTTCCGATTTGTCCAATCGCGCCATCCCATTTGCAATCTCCCTTGCAAAGGAATTCAACACCAAGCTCTATTTCTGCCATGTCATCGGCCTGCCGTCCACAGCGATTTACGGAGAGATCCTGCTGGACCCCGCCGAGCAGCAGGACAAGGCGGTCCGCTATGTCCAGGAACAGCTCGGCAGCCTCATCGGTCCGCAGCAGGTGGAATGGGAAGCACTCATTGCAACGGGACATACCGCAGATGAAATTTCACGCCTGGCCGCGACGAAATCGGCCGACCTGGTTATTGCCGCAACCCACGGCCGCTCCGGACTGAAACGCTTTCTGCTGGGATCTGTTACCGAGAGGCTCATGCGCATCCTACCCTGTCCGCTGCTGATTATACCGGACCCGGCGTCGAATGCCCGCGCTGTTGTCGACAGGCCCCTCAGGTTTAAGCGCATCTTAATCGGCTGTGATTTTTCACCGGATGCGGCGCTGGCATTTCAACACGGCCTCAGTCTGGCCCAGGAATTCCAGTCCGAGCTTTATCTGGTCCATGTCATTGAAAAACCGGCCTATCCGATCCCGGCAACCAAGCCGACAGAAACCAAAGAGGATTCTCAACCGCCCATGCAGCAGCATCTAAAGGAAAAACTGGCCGCCCTGATTCCCCCCGAAGCCCTGAACTGGTGCTCACCCAATATGGTGCTGCTGGAGGGGCAGCCCGATGAAGAATTGACCCGCTACGCCGTATCCCAGGATATCGATCTGATTGTGCTGGGTGTTCGCGGACAAGGTCTGGTGGAAAAACTATTTGTGGGATCAACGACCGACCGGGTGGTCCGCAGAGCACCCTGCCCGGTTCTCTCGGTCTGTAAAAAGGCGCAAAACCCGACTTAG